In one Drosophila pseudoobscura strain MV-25-SWS-2005 chromosome X, UCI_Dpse_MV25, whole genome shotgun sequence genomic region, the following are encoded:
- the LOC117184563 gene encoding uncharacterized protein — protein MSSDAMAFLAFSMHCFKIIIIYCVCVNMLEHFLQRLNQQ, from the coding sequence ATGTCGAGCGATGCCATGGCTTTCCTGGCATTCAGCATGCACTGCTTCaagatcatcatcatctacTGCGTCTGTGTGAACATGCTGGAGCATTTTCTGCAGCGTCTCAACCAGCAATGA
- the CheA7a gene encoding uncharacterized protein CheA7a, producing MKRFCSLWPFALLLAIHVCRAEKPYNVELNSFDQNKDYETDGKWVDWGTLRMKKVSRNKFALAGDFEFKLNMGDEQGIMLRVFVYDSNAGQKGPLVMNVKKPFCQFINEDEDTYPYLQKSSNMPEQGDCPFPKGQYKIDNYELETEFLPDDAPKGDYLLELTLLDKDLGVAGLIAIVTLT from the exons ATGAAGCGCTTCTGCAGTCTGTGGCCGTTCGCGCTGCTCCTGGCGATCCACGTTTGCCGCGCTGAAAAGCCCTACAACGTCGAACTCAACTCGTTTGATCAGAACAAGGACTACGAGACCGATGGCAAATGGGTCGACTGGGGCACGCTGCGCATGAAGAAGGTGTCACGCAACAAGTTCGCCCTCGCCGGCGACTTTGAGTTCAAGCTGAACATGGGCGACGAGCAAGGG ATAATGCTGCGGGTGTTCGTCTACGACTCGAATGCCGGCCAGAAGGGTCCCCTGGTGATGAACGTGAAGAAGCCCTTCTGCCAGTTCATcaacgaggacgaggacacCTATCCGTATCTGCAAAAGTCCTCCAACATGCCCGAGCAGGGTGACTGTCCCTTCCCAAAGGGCCAGTACAAGATCGACAACTACGAGCTGGAGACCGAGTTCCTGCCCGATGATGCCCCCAAGGGGGACTACTTACTCGAGCTGACCCTTCTGGACAAGGATCTCGGCGTGGCCGGCCTCATAGCCATTGTTACGCTGACCTGA
- the LOC117184562 gene encoding uncharacterized protein, protein MTPPRSESPVRRSANKRKSSILESIEENETVRSSLDLYNCNKLSTANAWDISLIDTLANLMDNHHKKLRSFNMAGSLLQVSGKVYSLRVDSINIDARRISAGLNARTLTGLPDGPPVDGEGGDGAPSQQQQAAPKRKRQKRKLSTLAKNKEMLNAPLDMVPMQDPIFAKLNSTVGSLDAAHRMMHNILPSVDSEMRLRPTSKMFDDTEETDELMDSETLSAGAKEWTAEELCNADWLPELYNRMDDLKLRPLHTGYVITNPNEPNPKPQSGSISEVAFDMNAECEPMPDIEAGPPIILDKHSNDLQELTAEEQTVITNCRRLKKTAEFIDDLRPVDGVTRLEYSYRPMDQISQLCEAPAHWKFRIPRPRTTLAQTIGPKDAVTVGKPKKTKTAAAAAAAAAKLRMKEFHYGQCKEELFQPLDANIKQQKVNYQKKCEARKRMPTKSNNEADYQVSQQFGDADLVESLGNDVDMDRGLHHGGADRELFDNENFTTDDPVMNRMLAAGIEDPMDMMNKDLCGDIPNQSQSMHEGEDTIMEISTEFKGAPRQVSNVIGPFAKRAKVIDMKNLKNSCQYLIQKQFSSGNEASIPSLPVPKEESYAKGTASFQEVYRSLPDVLSDESKDFLSPSVALNAVLHLATDMKMRLIPQENLEDFKILQVRDDEV, encoded by the exons ATGACGCCGCCACGCTCGGAGAGTCCAGTGCGTCGATCTGCAAACAAGCGCAAGAGTTCAATTCTCGAGTCCATTGAGGAGAACGAGACGGTACGCTCTTCCTTGGATCTGTACAACTGCAATAAGCTGAGCACAGCCAATGCCTGGGATATATCGTTGATTGATACACTGGCCAATCTAATGGATAACCATCACAAAAAGCTACGCAGCTTCAAC ATGGCTGGCTCTTTGCTGCAGGTCTCGGGCAAGGTCTACAGCCTGCGTGTAGACTCCATCAACATCGATGCACGTCGTATATCGGCGGGTTTGAATGCTCGCACCTTGACGGGCTTACCTGACGGACCTCCAGTTGATGGCGAAGGCGGCGATGGAGCTCCtagtcaacagcagcaggcggcaccTAAGCGCAAGCGCCAGAAAAGGAAGTTATCAACGTTGGCAAAGAACAAGGAAATGTTGAATGCGCCTTTGGATATGGTGCCCATGCAGGACCCTATATTTGCAAAGCTCAATTCGACGGTGGGCTCCCTCGATGCAGCCCATCGAATGATGCACAACATTCTGCCCAGCGTGGACTCTGAGATGCGGCTACGCCCGACTTCCAAAATGTTTGATGACACCGAGGAGACGGATGAGCTCATGGACAGCGAAACGCTGAGTGCTGGCGCCAAGGAGTGGACCGCTGAAGAGTTGTGCAATGCGGATTGGCTGCCCGAACTGTACAACCGTATGGATGATCTAAAACTGCGGCCACTCCACACGGGTTATGTGATAACCAATCCCAATGAACCCAATCCCAAGCCACAGTCGGGATCTATTTCAGAGGTGGCCTTTGACATGAATGCCGAGTGTGAACCCATGCCGGATATTGAAGCCGGTCCTCCCATTATCTTAGATAAACACTCGAATGATTTGCAGGAGCTCACCGCTGAAGAGCAGACGGTCATCACCAATTGCCGCCGTTTAAAGAAAACCGCCGAATTCATTGACGATCTGAGGCCAGTGGATGGTGTCACTAGGCTGGAGTATTCATACAGACCCATGGATCAGATCTCACAGCTTTGTGAAGCTCCTGCGCATTGGAAATTCAGGATCCCTCGTCCGCGCACCACTCTGGCCCAGACAATTGGCCCAAAGGATGCTGTGACTGTTggcaaaccaaagaaaaccaaaaccgctgccgctgccgctgccgctgccgccaagCTACGCATGAAGGAGTTCCACTATGGACAATGCAAAGAGGAGCTCTTCCAGCCTCTTGATGCCAACATAAAGCAGCAAAAGGTCAACTATCAAAAGAAATGCGAAGCCCGAAAGCGGATGCCCACGAAATCCAACAATGAAGCGGATTACCAAGTTAGCCAGCAATTTGGTGATGCCGATCTGGTTGAGAGTCTGGGCAATGATGTGGATATGGATAGGGGCTTACACCACGGTGGTGCCGATAGAGAGCTCTTTGACAATGAAAATTTCACCACAGATGATCCTGTCATGAACCGAATGTTGGCAGCGGGCATTGAAGATCCCATGGACATGATGAATAAGGATTTATGTGGGGATATTCCcaatcaaagccaaagcatGCATGAGGGTGAGGATACAATCATGGAGATATCAACCGAATTTAAGGGTGCACCAAGGCAG GTCAGCAATGTGATTGGGCCATTTGCGAAGCGTGCCAAGGTGATCGACATGAAGAATCTCAAGAACAGCTGCCAATATTTGATCCAGAAACAATTCAGTTCTGGCAATGAGGCATCGATACCCTCCCTCCCAGTGCCAAAAGAAGAAAGCTACGCCAAGGGTACCGCAAGCTTCCAGGAGGTTTACCGATCGTTGCCTGATGTGCTGAGTGACGAAAGCAAAGATTTTCTGTCCCCATCGGTGGCCCTTAATGCGGTTCTCCATTTGGCCACCGATATGAAAATGCGACTCATTCCACAAGAGAATCTAGAGGATTTTAAAATCCTGCAAGTTCGGGATGACGAAGTTTAA
- the LOC4815258 gene encoding uncharacterized protein: MKRVSALFRPAVKSSMSSASIFSEDACVAPVLKIRRSVSHSVIQSVNHFDKETNRNTLKNRLTGSGSELFRGRNISDANKSRDAARGRPHTEMATATDEQKTTDYREYARYRNTIREQNMWRDPRHPETNWLKPRSASSYKPDFANTENNILKQSFMRSPDEKSKHMLNHDLTHAVQKLRFIPSPAPMSATAQVVRQASEAFKSLPKAFENKTPSEKEE; the protein is encoded by the coding sequence ATGAAACGTGTCAGTGCATTGTTCCGTCCTGCTGTGAAGTCGTCCATGAGCTCAGCCAGCATCTTTTCGGAGGATGCCTGTGTCGCCCCGGTGCTCAAAATTCGACGAAGTGTAAGCCACAGCGTCATCCAAAGCGTCAACCACTTTGACAAGGAGACCAATCGTAATACTCTGAAGAATCGCTTGACTGGCAGCGGCTCAGAGCTCTTCCGGGGCAGGAACATAAGTGACGCTAACAAGTCCCGTGACGCTGCCCGCGGAAGGCCACACACCGAAATGGCGACTGCAACAGATGAGCAGAAGACAACGGACTACCGAGAATACGCCCGCTACCGCAACACGATCCGTGAGCAGAACATGTGGCGCGATCCACGCCACCCAGAGACCAACTGGTTGAAGCCCCGCAGCGCTTCGTCCTACAAGCCGGATTTTGCCAACACCGAGAACAATATCCTTAAGCAGAGCTTTATGCGCAGCCCGGACGAGAAGTCAAAGCATATGCTGAACCACGACCTAACCCATGCCGTGCAGAAGCTGCGCTTTATCCCTAGCCCGGCTCCTATGTCGGCCACAGCCCAAGTGGTACGCCAGGCCTCCGAGGCCTTCAAGTCCCTTCCCAAGGCCTTTGAGAACAAAACCCCGTCTGAAAAGGAAGAGTAG